The Cherax quadricarinatus isolate ZL_2023a chromosome 78, ASM3850222v1, whole genome shotgun sequence genome contains a region encoding:
- the Gnpat gene encoding dihydroxyacetone phosphate acyltransferase, with translation MEQTMRPAIPGSPPRKRGQPQQEYIDLLAERRQSSDLRWAAREWYSKGNYKYGLQMEREEVLSKVMQSDRVKHTISWLVNEGMAHDMLVAEAEGILEQMAHTQKLAIIRQFAFILPKIMKKIYSKVLINEEGIEKLRSTLVETPVILLPTHRSYADFLLVSYIAYHFDLPLPVIAAGMDFMGMAIVGEKLRGSGAFYIRRSFMDNTLYWAVFQEYVQTLVECTGSPMEFFLEGTRSRSGKSLPPKIGLLGCVAECWLRGRVPDLAVVPISISYERTLEEKLYAYELLGVPKPRESTSGLLKATRILKEKYGNIYVNVGEPVSVRGFLGPRVDRHLSASIPSHLAPLTKNELCACEALGCHMLRKIQLGGVVSVWSVVCVHLICTLWAQCWSLPFKVLLQEVSWLITILEKIGGNIARQGSVEEDIICSLEVHSHVARLGEDGVVYIQQVHQPDQQTVLSKDKKINLSSKTVELAVTHLMLQHYINHLLHLLIRPALVAHALVSLGAQTKASSLELLQSRFVFLRSFFGYDFIFEKNMEGRDFMEGLSVLTWSGEVSVIQGCAQMMHQANSLITLLLALLKPFTLTYSCAAQTMASQEWLDNGALVVAVQQSIERSLCKTTLYSALSLDTVRHAVRAVIRIGAVTKRKGINDQTVLTPDQQKIASITQVLQQTSTTALQPKL, from the exons ATGGAACAAACAATGAGACCAGCCATTCCGGGGTCACCACCTCGGAAAAGAGGGCAGCCACAACAAGAATACATAGATCTGTTGGCTGAGCGAAGACAATCAAGTGATCTCAGATGGGCAGCTCGGGAATGGTACTCGAAGGGAAATTATAAATATGGCCTGCAGATGGAACGTGAGGAAGTGTTGAGCAAAGTAATGCAGTCAGACAGAGTTAAACACACCATCAGTTGG CTTGTGAATGAGGGAATGGCACATGATATGCTTGTGGCTGAAGCAGAAGGGATCTTGGAACAGATGGCACACACTCAAAAACTTGCCATTATACGGCAGTTTGCCTTCATCCTTCCAAAGATCATGAAGAAAATCTACAGTAAAGTGCTTATCAATGAGGAAGGGATTGAAAAG CTGCGCAGTACCCTAGTTGAAACCCCTGTAATACTGCTGCCAACACATCGGTCCTATGCAGATTTTCTCCTTGTGTCGTACATCGCATACCACTTTGACCTTCCCTTGCCTGTGATTGCTGCTGGAATGG ACTTCATGGGTATGGCTATAGTTGGAGAGAAGTTGAGGGGCTCTGGAGCTTTTTATATTCGTCGCTCATTTATGGATAATACCCTCTACTGGGCCGTGTTTCAG GAATATGTTCAGACTCTTGTGGAGTGCACTGGTTCTCCAATGGAATTTTTCTTAGAAGGAACAAGAAGTCGAAGTGGCAAATCATTGCCTCCTAAGATTG GGCTTCTTGGTTGTGTAGCGGAGTGTTGGCTGCGGGGCAGAGTACCAGATTTAGCAGTGGTGCCCATAAGTATATCCTATGAACGAACtttagaagaaaaactttatgcaTATGAACTTCTTGGAGTACCAAAGCCTCGTGAATCAACTTCA GGTCTTCTGAAGGCAACAAGGATCTTAAAAGAAAAATATGGCAATATATATGTTAATGTGGGTGAGCCTGTATCAGTACGAGGTTTTCTTGGTCCTCGTGTTGACAGACATCTGAGTGCATCTATACCTTCCCATTTAGCACCTTTAACTAAGAATGAG CTGTGTGCATGTGAAGCTCTCGGCTGTCACATGTTAAGAAAGATCCAGCtaggtggtgtggtgagtgtgtggagtgtggtgtgtgtacaccTTATATGCACTCTCTGGGCACAATGCTGGTCACTTCCATTTAAGGTGCTTTTACAAGAAGTCTCCTGGCTTATAACTATATTagagaagattggtggaaataTTGCTCGCCAAG GGAGTGTGGAGGAAGATATTATATGCAGCCTTGAGGTTCACTCTCATGTAGCGAGACTTGGTGAAGATGGAGTAGTCTATATACAACAAGTTCATCAGCCTGACCAACAAACCGTACTAAGCAAAGATAAAA AAATAAATTTGAGCAGTAAAACAGTGGAGCTTGCTGTAACTCACCTGATGTTACAGCATTACATCAACCACCTACTTCATCTCTTGATCAGACCGGCCCTGGTAGCACATGCTCTGGTATCACTTGGTGCCCAGACTAAAGCCTCTTCCCTTG AGTTGCTGCAATCAAGATTTGTTTTCCTTCGCTCATTCTTTGGATACGACTTCATCTTTGAGAAGAATATGGAAGGAAga GATTTTATGGAAGGGTTGTCTGTGCTAACATGGAGTGGAGAAGTGAGTGTCATCCAAGGGTGTGCTCAGATGATGCATCAGGCCAACAGCTTGATAACGCTCTTGCTGGCATTGCTCAAACCTTTCACCCTGACTTATTCATGTGCTGCTCAGACCATG GCATCCCAGGAGTGGCTAGATAATGGAGCATTAGTTGTTGCTGTTCAGCAATCCATTGAAAGATCACTTTGCAAGACTACACTGTACTCAGCACTCTCCTTGGATACAGTCCGTCATGCAGTAAGAGCAGTCATTAGGATAGGAGCTGTTACTAAAAGAAAAGG aATTAACGACCAGACAGTATTGACACCAGACCAGCAGAAAATTGCTTCcattacccaagtgttgcaacaaaCCTCTACAACAGCATTACAACCAAAACTTTAA